In one window of Prevotella sp. E13-17 DNA:
- a CDS encoding amidophosphoribosyltransferase yields the protein MEQLKHECGVAMIRLLKPLDYYEKKYGTWAYGFNKLYLMMEKQHNRGQEGAGIASVSLTNKPGTEYMFREKAEGKDAITQIFSRVTEEMKGELLMGHLRYSTTGKSGLTFVHPFLRRNNWRAKNLCLCGNFNMTNIDEVFRFLTAQGQSPRIYGDSYITLELMGHRLDREVERLFAEAKAQGLEGTAITDYIDSHVEMANVLRTTMQHYDGGYVMCGLTGSGEMFSVRDPWGIRPAFYYRDEEIIALASERPVLQTTFDIQATDIHELKPGQALIVHQNGESQLAQIMPAQQLCACSFERIYFSRGSDCDIYQERKRLGELLTPAIKQAIDGDVDNTVFSYIPNTAEVAFYGMTDGFRKLHGDVRTEKVVWKDIKLRTFITDNSERNDLAAHVYDISYGSLRPQVDNLVIIDDSIVRGTTLKESIFKILDRLHPKKIVMVSSSPQIRYPDYYGIDMARLEEFCAFRATMALLKQRGMQQLVSDTYEACKHELQKPKEQMQNCVRALYEPFTVEEINQKIVEILRPKDMQAPIELVFQSIEGLHKACPSHPGDWYFTGHYPTPGGTRLCNQAFVNYIDSLQK from the coding sequence ATGGAACAGCTGAAACACGAATGTGGCGTGGCAATGATTCGTCTGCTGAAGCCACTTGACTACTACGAGAAGAAATACGGCACCTGGGCCTACGGATTCAACAAGCTCTACCTGATGATGGAGAAGCAGCACAATCGCGGACAGGAGGGTGCCGGTATTGCATCGGTGAGCCTGACCAACAAGCCTGGCACCGAGTATATGTTTCGTGAGAAAGCAGAAGGCAAGGATGCCATCACACAGATTTTCTCCAGAGTAACAGAAGAGATGAAGGGCGAGCTGCTCATGGGACACCTGCGCTACTCGACCACAGGCAAGAGTGGACTGACATTTGTTCATCCTTTCTTGCGCCGCAACAACTGGAGAGCGAAGAACCTGTGTCTGTGTGGCAACTTCAACATGACTAACATCGACGAGGTCTTCCGTTTTCTCACAGCGCAGGGACAATCGCCTCGCATCTATGGTGACTCATACATCACACTCGAACTGATGGGACACCGGCTGGACCGCGAGGTGGAGCGTCTCTTCGCCGAGGCCAAAGCGCAAGGACTGGAGGGCACGGCCATCACCGACTATATAGACAGTCATGTAGAGATGGCCAACGTGCTGCGCACCACCATGCAGCACTACGATGGCGGCTACGTGATGTGCGGACTCACCGGCTCGGGCGAGATGTTCTCGGTGCGCGACCCTTGGGGCATACGCCCGGCTTTCTACTATCGCGATGAAGAGATCATCGCACTTGCCAGCGAGCGTCCCGTGCTGCAGACCACCTTCGACATTCAGGCAACGGACATACATGAACTGAAACCCGGCCAGGCTCTCATCGTTCATCAGAACGGTGAAAGCCAACTGGCACAGATCATGCCTGCACAGCAACTATGCGCCTGCTCGTTCGAGCGCATCTACTTCAGCAGAGGTTCAGACTGCGACATCTATCAGGAGCGCAAACGACTGGGCGAACTGCTCACACCCGCCATCAAGCAGGCCATCGACGGGGACGTGGACAACACCGTCTTCTCGTATATACCCAACACGGCCGAGGTGGCCTTTTATGGTATGACCGACGGTTTCCGCAAGCTTCACGGTGATGTGCGCACAGAAAAGGTGGTATGGAAAGACATCAAGCTGCGCACCTTTATCACCGACAACAGCGAGCGCAACGATCTGGCAGCCCATGTCTATGACATTAGCTACGGTTCGCTGCGCCCACAGGTGGACAACCTGGTGATTATCGACGACAGCATCGTGCGCGGCACCACGCTCAAAGAGAGCATCTTTAAGATACTGGACCGACTGCACCCCAAGAAGATTGTGATGGTGTCAAGCTCGCCACAGATTCGCTACCCCGACTACTATGGCATCGACATGGCCCGATTAGAGGAGTTCTGTGCCTTTCGCGCCACAATGGCACTGCTGAAGCAACGCGGCATGCAACAGCTGGTAAGCGACACCTACGAAGCTTGCAAGCACGAACTGCAGAAGCCCAAGGAGCAGATGCAAAACTGCGTGCGCGCCCTCTACGAGCCATTCACCGTTGAGGAAATCAACCAGAAGATTGTGGAAATATTGCGCCCAAAGGATATGCAGGCGCCCATCGAGCTGGTGTTCCAAAGCATCGAAGGACTGCACAAGGCGTGCCCCAGCCACCCCGGCGACTGGTACTTCACGGGCCACTACCCCACGCCTGGCGGCACTCGACTCTGCAATCAGGCTTTCGTGAACTATATTGACAGTTTGCAGAAATAA